A window from Crocosphaera sp. UHCC 0190 encodes these proteins:
- a CDS encoding PEP-CTERM sorting domain-containing protein, which translates to MFSSATPVPEPEPLTMLVGAGILGMATKLKKKA; encoded by the coding sequence ATGTTCTCTTCTGCTACTCCTGTACCTGAACCTGAACCGCTGACAATGTTAGTGGGTGCAGGAATTTTAGGCATGGCTACTAAGTTAAAGAAAAAAGCTTAA
- a CDS encoding DUF29 domain-containing protein: protein MQDIFTKTDLQNLYEIDDHLWLQETIKLLKSHRFNELDLDNLIEELESLGRRDKNKATSLLEQVIRHLLLLQFWTEEYEDNAAHWESEIDSFRTQLKRHLTTNLYQHLEQEYNNIYDDALRYVTKKTRLKSFPKKSPYTLEQVIDINWLP, encoded by the coding sequence ATGCAAGACATATTCACAAAAACTGATTTACAAAATCTTTATGAAATTGATGATCACCTTTGGTTACAAGAAACAATTAAATTATTAAAATCCCATCGTTTTAACGAATTAGATTTAGACAATTTAATCGAGGAATTAGAAAGCTTGGGTAGACGAGATAAAAACAAAGCGACAAGTTTACTTGAACAAGTGATAAGACATCTTTTGTTATTACAATTTTGGACAGAAGAATATGAAGATAATGCAGCACATTGGGAGTCTGAAATTGATAGTTTTCGTACCCAATTAAAACGACATTTGACTACAAATTTGTATCAGCATTTGGAACAAGAATATAATAATATTTATGATGATGCCTTGCGATATGTAACAAAAAAAACTCGCCTAAAAAGTTTCCCCAAAAAATCCCCTTATACTTTAGAACAGGTAATAGATATTAATTGGCTTCCTTAG
- a CDS encoding DUF29 domain-containing protein, with protein sequence MSKYLYEKDFNLWLAATIKQLETYDFEALDTINLIEELKDLGKAEKNALESNLMILLAHLLKLTVQADVPETMKNSWYNSVIEHRKRIKKQLSKTPSLKSYLPKILEEAYNDGRDIAIQEGKKASFGIPIPDESEYPTQCIFTIEQILDDDFFS encoded by the coding sequence ATGAGTAAATATCTGTATGAAAAAGATTTTAATTTATGGTTGGCAGCAACTATTAAGCAGCTAGAAACTTATGATTTTGAAGCATTAGATACAATTAATTTAATTGAGGAGTTAAAAGACTTGGGTAAAGCAGAAAAAAATGCTTTAGAAAGTAATTTAATGATTTTGTTAGCGCATTTACTAAAATTAACGGTTCAAGCTGACGTACCAGAAACCATGAAAAATAGTTGGTATAATTCAGTTATTGAGCATCGTAAACGCATTAAAAAGCAACTATCTAAAACTCCTTCCCTCAAAAGTTATTTACCAAAAATTTTAGAAGAAGCTTATAATGATGGGAGAGATATTGCTATTCAAGAAGGCAAAAAAGCGTCTTTTGGCATTCCTATTCCTGATGAATCTGAATATCCTACACAGTGTATTTTTACGATAGAGCAAATTTTAGATGATGATTTTTTTAGTTAA
- a CDS encoding DUF3226 domain-containing protein yields MSHHYSIIGVEGPHDQAFVGKLLRVLGFQDFRKIHQGKAEYLDPFWRKFTPQYPKNGDLYARLDMPSILFTETHSIAIYCGGGSNLSTNLDDILFTHPPYQTELSAFAIIVDADKKSPKNIAQNFQETFKPYFSDFPSKPGIIADGKTKTGMYILPDNNNNGVLDSILLKCGKEAYTEYITEAENYISKLDNSSQKYHKFKNFDKDKAIIASVVSVLKPGKTNTVSIADNNWISEKTIQNVIELASFIEFLKQLLDLT; encoded by the coding sequence GTGAGTCATCATTATTCTATTATTGGAGTTGAAGGGCCTCATGATCAAGCATTTGTTGGTAAACTTTTAAGAGTATTAGGGTTTCAAGATTTCAGAAAAATTCATCAAGGAAAAGCAGAATATCTTGATCCTTTTTGGAGAAAATTCACTCCACAATATCCTAAAAATGGAGATTTGTATGCTAGATTAGATATGCCTTCTATTTTGTTTACAGAAACCCATTCTATTGCAATTTATTGTGGTGGAGGAAGTAACTTATCAACAAATCTAGATGATATTTTATTTACTCATCCACCTTATCAAACTGAATTATCTGCCTTTGCTATTATTGTAGATGCGGATAAAAAATCCCCTAAAAATATTGCTCAAAATTTTCAGGAAACCTTCAAACCCTATTTTTCTGATTTTCCTAGTAAACCTGGTATAATTGCTGATGGTAAGACGAAAACAGGAATGTATATTTTACCCGATAATAATAATAATGGGGTTTTAGACAGTATTTTACTAAAATGCGGAAAAGAAGCTTATACTGAATACATCACAGAAGCAGAAAATTATATTTCTAAGTTAGATAATTCATCCCAGAAATATCATAAATTTAAAAACTTTGATAAAGATAAAGCGATTATTGCTTCAGTGGTTAGTGTTCTCAAACCAGGAAAAACCAATACAGTGAGTATTGCCGATAATAACTGGATAAGTGAAAAGACAATTCAGAACGTTATTGAACTTGCTAGTTTTATTGAATTTCTCAAGCAATTACTCGATTTAACCTAG
- the cysS gene encoding cysteine--tRNA ligase produces the protein MTLTVYNTITRKKEPFTTIEQGKVRMYCCGITVYDYCHLGHARTCIVWDVVRRYLQWRGYEVNYIQNFTDIDDKILNRARKENTTMEAVSERFIEAYFEDMERLGVQKADAYPRATHTLNGIQRLVSELEAKGYAYASEGDVYYNVHQFKGYGKLSGRKLEDLQAGASGRVAIEDPEASKKKDPADFAVWKGAKPGEPAWDSPWGKGRPGWHIECSAMVRERLGETIDLHVGGSDLIFPHHENEIAQSEAVTGKPLARYWLHNGMVKVGGEKMSKSLGNFTTIRDLLAKIDPMAVRLFILQAHYRKPVDFTDEALEAVTNGWHTLSEGLLFGYQYGQQLGFKVDDSELLPEFIQRFQEIVDDDFNFAGGLAVLFEMAKELRKEGNLLTHQGQTETSAELLEKQWHTLVSLAQVLGLEADQTQLKTEPSNGLSDAEIENLIEQRKAARKAKNFAEGDRIRDELKEQGIILVDQPGGVTTWHRG, from the coding sequence ATGACACTAACCGTATACAACACCATTACCCGTAAAAAAGAACCCTTTACCACCATTGAACAAGGTAAAGTGAGGATGTATTGCTGTGGCATTACAGTCTATGATTATTGTCACTTGGGTCATGCGAGAACCTGTATTGTTTGGGACGTGGTACGCCGTTATTTACAATGGCGTGGTTATGAAGTTAACTATATTCAGAATTTTACGGATATTGACGATAAGATATTAAACCGTGCAAGAAAAGAAAATACAACCATGGAAGCGGTATCAGAACGATTTATTGAGGCGTATTTTGAAGATATGGAACGCCTTGGTGTACAAAAAGCAGACGCTTACCCTCGCGCTACCCATACCCTCAATGGTATTCAACGGTTAGTCTCGGAGTTAGAAGCGAAAGGATATGCTTATGCTTCAGAGGGAGATGTTTATTATAATGTGCATCAGTTTAAAGGCTATGGTAAGCTTTCTGGCCGCAAATTAGAAGATTTACAAGCGGGGGCCAGTGGTAGAGTAGCAATAGAAGACCCCGAAGCAAGTAAGAAAAAAGACCCCGCAGATTTTGCGGTGTGGAAGGGAGCGAAACCTGGGGAACCAGCTTGGGACTCTCCTTGGGGAAAAGGCCGGCCAGGATGGCATATTGAATGTTCTGCAATGGTAAGAGAGAGGTTAGGAGAAACTATTGACCTTCATGTGGGGGGCAGTGATTTGATTTTTCCTCACCATGAAAATGAGATCGCCCAGTCAGAAGCAGTCACAGGTAAACCTTTGGCCCGTTATTGGTTACATAATGGCATGGTTAAGGTGGGTGGGGAAAAAATGTCGAAATCTTTGGGCAATTTTACAACTATTCGGGACTTATTAGCTAAAATTGACCCAATGGCGGTACGGTTATTTATTCTACAAGCTCATTATCGCAAACCTGTAGACTTTACTGATGAAGCGTTAGAAGCAGTAACTAATGGCTGGCATACCTTATCAGAAGGGTTATTATTTGGCTATCAATATGGTCAACAATTAGGGTTTAAGGTAGATGATTCTGAGTTATTACCTGAGTTTATCCAACGGTTTCAAGAGATAGTTGATGATGATTTTAATTTTGCGGGTGGCTTAGCAGTTTTGTTTGAAATGGCCAAAGAATTACGCAAAGAAGGTAATTTATTAACCCATCAAGGACAAACAGAAACCTCTGCCGAACTATTAGAGAAACAATGGCATACTTTAGTTAGTTTAGCTCAAGTTTTAGGATTAGAAGCGGATCAAACACAGCTTAAAACTGAACCGAGTAACGGGTTAAGTGATGCTGAAATTGAGAACTTAATTGAACAACGAAAAGCAGCCAGAAAAGCCAAGAATTTTGCAGAAGGCGATCGCATTCGAGATGAGTTGAAAGAACAAGGTATTATATTGGTGGATCAACCTGGAGGCGTTACGACTTGGCATCGGGGTTAA
- a CDS encoding antitoxin: MNQFSPEEQDIIQSFEAGEWISQGTPERLKQLQFYAKNTDEQQITLNISTQDLKSIETQAKEQGISCEKLMSSILHKYLTGKLIEKERLSRDNS, from the coding sequence ATGAATCAATTTAGCCCAGAAGAACAAGATATTATTCAATCCTTTGAAGCAGGTGAATGGATATCCCAAGGAACACCAGAAAGATTAAAACAATTACAGTTTTATGCAAAAAATACAGATGAGCAACAAATCACATTAAATATTTCCACTCAAGACCTAAAATCTATAGAAACTCAGGCAAAAGAACAAGGGATTTCTTGTGAAAAACTGATGTCTAGTATCCTTCATAAATATCTTACGGGAAAACTGATAGAAAAGGAAAGATTAAGTAGGGATAATTCATGA
- a CDS encoding Gfo/Idh/MocA family oxidoreductase, protein MSDTQPSQKVHRSSFDPIRIGVIGVGNMGQHHTRILSLLKDVEFIGISDVNVERGIDIASKYRVRFFENYLDLLPHVDAVCIAVPTRLHHPVGMDCLKAGVHTLIEKPIAASIAEAESLVNAAACSNGILQVGHIERFNPAFQELSKVLKTEEVLALEAHRMSPYSQRANDVSVVLDLMIHDIDLLLELVGSPVIKLTASGSRASDSGYLDYVTATLGFANGIVATLTASKVTHRKIRRLAAHCKNCLTEADFLNNDILIHRQTTANYSTDYGQVLYRQDGLIEKVHTTKIEPLHAELEHFVHCVRGGDQPSVGGTQALKALRLASLIEQMALDGQVWQQPEVNYQYLNPGQVGVF, encoded by the coding sequence ATGTCAGATACACAGCCATCCCAAAAAGTACACAGAAGTAGCTTTGATCCCATACGCATCGGTGTCATTGGTGTGGGAAACATGGGACAACATCATACCCGCATTCTCAGCTTACTCAAAGATGTAGAATTTATCGGCATTTCCGATGTTAATGTAGAACGAGGAATCGACATTGCCAGTAAGTATCGGGTTCGTTTCTTTGAAAATTATCTTGATCTGCTGCCCCATGTCGATGCAGTTTGTATTGCAGTTCCCACCCGTTTGCATCATCCTGTGGGAATGGACTGTTTAAAGGCCGGTGTTCACACTCTGATTGAAAAGCCGATCGCGGCCAGTATCGCTGAAGCAGAATCTTTAGTCAATGCTGCCGCTTGTTCTAACGGTATTTTACAAGTCGGACATATTGAACGGTTTAACCCTGCTTTCCAAGAACTCAGTAAAGTCCTAAAAACCGAAGAAGTCCTCGCGTTAGAGGCTCACCGCATGAGTCCCTACTCTCAACGGGCCAACGATGTTTCTGTGGTCTTAGATTTGATGATCCATGACATTGACCTATTGTTAGAATTAGTAGGATCACCTGTCATCAAATTGACTGCCAGTGGTAGTCGTGCCTCTGACTCTGGTTATTTAGATTATGTTACCGCAACTTTAGGGTTTGCTAATGGCATTGTTGCCACCCTCACCGCAAGTAAAGTCACTCACCGCAAAATTCGCCGTTTAGCGGCCCATTGTAAAAATTGCTTAACTGAGGCTGATTTCCTCAATAATGATATTTTAATTCACAGACAAACGACTGCTAACTATAGTACGGATTATGGTCAGGTATTGTATCGTCAAGATGGACTAATTGAGAAGGTTCACACCACAAAAATTGAACCCCTTCATGCTGAATTAGAACATTTTGTCCATTGTGTCCGAGGAGGTGATCAGCCTTCTGTGGGTGGAACCCAGGCCCTGAAAGCGTTACGCTTAGCCAGTTTGATTGAACAAATGGCCCTAGATGGACAAGTTTGGCAGCAACCAGAGGTTAATTATCAATATCTTAATCCTGGTCAAGTTGGTGTTTTTTAA
- a CDS encoding DUF29 domain-containing protein — MSSMDGTTQTHETTKINHLYETDFLEWTIQQAQALNDHNIKALDWENLKEEIEDLGKEQLHAVSSWVKRLIEHKLKLDYSSESYPRNHWKTEINNFQDEIERRLTKTLLNKIDIDKEYERAKRLVLSEYKLNLPEQCPYRFEDLMTRLKDNQ, encoded by the coding sequence ATGAGTTCTATGGATGGGACGACACAAACCCATGAGACAACTAAAATAAATCATCTTTATGAAACTGACTTTTTAGAGTGGACGATTCAACAAGCTCAAGCCTTAAATGATCATAATATAAAAGCTCTTGATTGGGAGAACTTAAAAGAGGAGATAGAGGACTTGGGAAAGGAACAACTCCATGCTGTCAGTAGTTGGGTAAAAAGATTAATTGAACACAAACTAAAACTAGACTATTCTTCTGAGAGTTATCCTCGCAATCACTGGAAAACTGAAATTAATAACTTTCAAGATGAAATTGAGAGACGATTAACAAAAACTCTCTTAAATAAAATAGACATAGACAAAGAATACGAAAGGGCGAAACGATTAGTTTTAAGTGAATATAAGTTAAACCTTCCTGAGCAATGTCCTTATAGGTTTGAAGATTTGATGACAAGATTAAAAGACAATCAATAA
- a CDS encoding acetate kinase: MKILVLNAGSSSQKSCLYDLGDQKLPEHPLKPVWEAMIDWTVSEGQGILTVKSNHIKQKITLQSENKTQDIAQMLNSLIQGETRVINQFSEINMVGHRVVHGGTKYSEATIITPEVKATIKDLIPLAPNHNPAHIQGIEAIETILGNVPQVAVFDTAFHHKIPVENAAYPIPYEWLAKGIRRYGFHGISHQYCAKLAAQILNKPLSSLKLINCHLGNGCSLSAIKDGISIDTTMGFTPLEGLMMGTRSGSIDPAILIYLMREYQYSPKQLNTMLNKESGLKGISGISADVRSIFQGIKEDNERAQLALDMYVHRLRSQIGSMLAVLGGLDALIFTAGVGENAPIIREKACESFGFFGLKLDREKNEASPVDVDIAATDSSVRILVIHTEEDWAIAQECWHLHQLPS, translated from the coding sequence ATGAAAATTTTAGTTTTAAATGCCGGGTCAAGTAGTCAAAAAAGTTGTTTATATGACCTCGGTGATCAAAAGTTACCCGAACATCCCCTCAAACCAGTATGGGAAGCAATGATTGATTGGACAGTCTCAGAAGGTCAAGGAATTTTAACAGTTAAATCAAATCACATCAAACAAAAAATAACCTTACAATCAGAGAATAAAACTCAAGATATTGCTCAAATGCTCAACAGTTTAATTCAAGGAGAAACACGGGTTATTAATCAATTTTCTGAAATTAATATGGTTGGTCATCGAGTAGTTCATGGGGGAACTAAATATTCTGAAGCAACGATAATCACCCCAGAAGTAAAAGCAACAATTAAAGATTTAATTCCCCTAGCTCCTAATCATAATCCTGCCCATATCCAAGGGATTGAAGCCATAGAAACTATCCTAGGCAATGTTCCCCAAGTAGCAGTATTTGACACAGCTTTTCATCATAAAATACCTGTAGAAAATGCAGCTTATCCCATTCCTTACGAATGGTTGGCCAAAGGAATTCGTCGCTATGGATTTCATGGTATCAGTCATCAATATTGTGCTAAACTGGCTGCTCAAATCTTAAATAAGCCCCTATCTTCTCTAAAATTAATTAACTGTCACTTGGGCAATGGCTGTTCTTTATCTGCCATTAAAGATGGAATCAGTATTGACACGACGATGGGATTTACTCCCTTAGAAGGACTAATGATGGGAACCCGTAGCGGGTCAATTGATCCCGCTATTTTAATTTATTTAATGCGAGAATATCAATACAGTCCTAAGCAATTAAATACTATGTTAAATAAAGAATCAGGGTTAAAAGGAATCTCTGGTATTTCTGCTGATGTAAGATCTATTTTTCAAGGCATAAAAGAAGACAATGAACGGGCCCAATTAGCCCTTGATATGTATGTTCATAGACTGCGATCGCAGATTGGTTCGATGTTAGCTGTTTTAGGAGGATTAGATGCCTTAATTTTTACCGCAGGAGTGGGAGAAAATGCCCCTATTATCAGAGAAAAAGCCTGTGAATCTTTTGGCTTTTTCGGGTTAAAATTAGACCGAGAAAAAAATGAAGCCTCTCCCGTTGATGTAGATATTGCCGCCACTGATTCATCCGTGAGAATTTTGGTGATTCATACCGAAGAAGATTGGGCGATCGCCCAAGAATGTTGGCATTTGCATCAATTACCCAGCTAG
- the wecB gene encoding non-hydrolyzing UDP-N-acetylglucosamine 2-epimerase encodes MTSPPYKVCITLGTRPEAIKLAPVIKKFRDSEAFDSHVILTGQHREMVEQVMELFDITADEDLNIMQPRQTLTDITYRSLQGLEGIFQKIKPQCVIVQGDTTTAFAATLAAFYQQIPIGHVEAGLRTDNIYNPYPEEANRRLISQLTQLHFAPTQLAVENLGRSGVTGEVHLTGNTVIDALLTVAEKRPQCAIKGLDWTEYRVLLATVHRRENWGEPLQDILKGFNLILDKFPDTALLLPMHRNPTVREPIQAALGNHPRVFLTEPLDYAELVGAIQRCYLLLTDSGGLQEEAPSLGKPVLVLRETTERPEAVDAGTAKLVGTDYQNIVTHTSELLSDRLIYEKMANAVNPFGDGKASDRILEIVRRYLH; translated from the coding sequence ATGACTTCACCCCCCTACAAAGTTTGTATTACCTTAGGAACCCGCCCCGAAGCCATAAAACTCGCCCCGGTGATCAAAAAGTTTCGTGACTCAGAAGCATTTGATAGCCATGTTATCTTAACGGGACAACATCGGGAAATGGTAGAACAGGTCATGGAACTGTTTGATATTACCGCAGATGAAGACTTAAATATTATGCAGCCCCGGCAAACCCTGACAGACATCACCTATCGCAGTTTACAAGGGTTAGAGGGCATTTTTCAGAAAATTAAGCCCCAATGTGTCATTGTTCAAGGAGACACCACAACCGCCTTTGCTGCTACCTTAGCGGCATTTTATCAACAAATTCCCATTGGTCATGTAGAGGCCGGGCTAAGAACCGATAATATTTATAACCCTTACCCCGAAGAAGCTAACCGTCGCTTAATTTCTCAACTCACCCAGTTACATTTTGCCCCCACCCAATTAGCGGTTGAAAATTTAGGGCGTTCCGGTGTTACAGGAGAAGTACATTTAACGGGAAATACCGTCATCGATGCTTTGTTAACCGTTGCCGAAAAACGGCCTCAATGTGCTATTAAAGGGTTAGATTGGACTGAATATCGGGTCTTACTCGCTACTGTTCATCGACGAGAAAATTGGGGCGAACCCTTACAAGATATTCTCAAAGGTTTTAACCTCATTTTAGACAAGTTTCCCGATACTGCTTTATTATTACCCATGCACCGTAATCCGACGGTCAGAGAACCCATTCAAGCTGCGTTAGGCAACCATCCCAGAGTCTTTTTAACCGAACCTTTGGACTATGCAGAATTAGTCGGGGCCATTCAACGTTGTTATTTATTATTAACAGATTCTGGGGGTTTACAAGAAGAAGCTCCCAGTTTAGGTAAACCTGTCTTAGTCTTACGAGAGACAACAGAACGCCCTGAAGCTGTAGACGCGGGAACTGCTAAGTTAGTAGGGACAGATTATCAAAATATTGTTACGCACACCAGTGAACTGTTAAGCGATCGCCTAATCTATGAAAAGATGGCTAATGCGGTTAATCCTTTTGGAGATGGAAAGGCAAGCGATCGCATTTTAGAAATTGTACGACGTTACCTTCATTAA
- a CDS encoding BrnT family toxin → MKQIRWNEEKNETLQIDRGVSFEMIVKAVERGDILDDLIHPNQSKYSNQRMMIVKLNNYAYLVPYVENSSEIFLKTIIPSRKATKQYLIGDNKNESI, encoded by the coding sequence ATGAAACAAATTAGATGGAATGAGGAGAAAAATGAAACATTGCAGATAGATAGAGGAGTTTCATTTGAAATGATTGTGAAAGCAGTAGAAAGAGGTGATATTCTCGATGATTTAATTCACCCTAATCAGTCTAAATATTCTAATCAAAGAATGATGATTGTTAAACTTAATAACTATGCTTATCTTGTTCCTTATGTAGAAAACTCATCAGAAATCTTCCTTAAAACAATCATTCCCTCTCGCAAAGCAACGAAACAGTATTTAATAGGAGACAACAAAAATGAATCAATTTAG